The Reichenbachiella carrageenanivorans region GGCAGTCAAAGCCTGCCCATCTCTCACCTTCAGGTCCGCTACGATTTCGGTATGCCCAATCATGTGCTTGGCTGGCTCTCCACTGTCCAGTTCGATGAGTTTGAGCTCCTTGCCCAGCGACCCCACCATCAAGTAAAGGTCATTTTGCGCGAAAGCGAGCGCATATGGCGAATTTTGCTCCATACGGTAGGTTTGTATTTCTTTTCCGCTAGTAATGTCCCACAGTCGAGCACTCGAATCCCAGCTACCAGAGGCCAAGTATTTTCCATTTTGGCTGAGCGCCAATGCGAATACCAACTCACGGTGCCCCTTAAAATTTTTGAGTTCCTTGCCTGTAGCTACGTCCCACATTTTGATGGTTTTGTCTCCACTAGCAGTAAAAAAATACTGACCGTCTTTGGAAAACTCGAAAGTGATCACCCCATGTGTATGTCCATCAAAAGAGCGTACCACCCGTCCCTTGTCCATGTCCCAAAGTTGGACAGACGCCCCACGAGCCTTAGCCACCAGCTGCTCATCTGGCGATACCCGAATAGCCTCACGATAGCCGACATACCTGCTGATATTGAACTGCCAATAGGACTCTGGGTCGAGCCCCAAACCATTGTCGGCCGCATCGTTCAAAAATCCTTTGAACGACTGCTCTTGTTTCCCACTTTGCACATTCCAAATGCGAGTTACACGGTCGTTTGTGGCTACGGCCACATGCTTACCGTCAGGGCTGAGTGTAGCGGAATTGATCTCCGTCTCTGCTATCAAAATTTTGCGGATGAGTTGTCCAGATTTAGTCCAGAGCTTCACTGTATCTTCATCGGATACCAAAACAGTGTTACCCTTCATACCTACCGCATTGTAATCGTCCGCTTCCTTTTCGTAGGTTTTTATGATCTTGCCTGTTTTCCAATTCCACAACGTGACTGGCCCCCTGCGGCTCGCAGTGAGTAGTTCCGAAGATTTGTCCGTGAGCTGGATAAAACTCGGACACCCCCCACAAGAGCTCGGAATGATGTTACGCAAAGTATCTTCTGGCTGTGCAGAAGCTAGGTCATTGATGATCACTCTACCGTCGTCATTGCCCGTAATGAGTTTTTTATTATCCCCTACAAAAGCAACCTGAACCCCTACGCCTACACCAGTGGCCGCATCAGCTCTTACCTCTGTGATTTTTTCTCCAGTGGCTACGTCCCAGACATAAGCCTGCCTATCCCAACCACCGGAGGCCAGCTGTGTACCATCTGTATTGAATGCCAAGGAAGATACACGATTGTTGTGCCCTTTTATTTTGATCTTCACTTGCCCCGTAGCTACGTTCCAAATGATAATCGATTCGTCGGAGGATCCGCTAGCCATCCATTGCCCAGTAGGATCAAAGGCAATCGCATTGACAGAACTCAAGTGTCCTAAAAAAGTACGAATCTCTCGTCCAGTGGCTATTTGCCAAAGTTTGATACTATTGTCTCGGCTACCCGTAGCTAAGAATTTACCATCAGGAGTATAAGCCACTGTTCGCACTGCTGCCCGATGTCCGCGCTGAACTACGGTCTCCAAAGGATAGTCTTGGGCAAATGAGATCGCTACAGCATGTAGTAGCGCAAGAAGGGCAAGTAGTTTTTTCAAGAAACTGGGGTTTTAAAAAATTTTGGATAAAGATAAGCCAGCCCCGCATGTCCGTGGATATTTCTTGGATATTCTTGGACAATACGAGTGAAATAATAAGTGCTATTGGATGGGGTATAAGATTTTTTTATCTTCCTATTCCTGGTCGACTCGTCCGAGGCGACCTACAGCAGCAGATATAGGGAAAAATGATTGTTTGGGGGTATAAAAAAAGCCCCACGGAGTACGCAGGGCTAAGAAAAATCTTCGGCTTATAGCCTTATTGTGATATGTTAACAAATTGGTATTGACTAAAGTAGAGTAAATAATTGAGATATGAAAAAAACAATTGGAATTGATTTGGGAACAAATTCTATCGGCTGGGCCATTCGGGAAGAAAACCAACGACTCGAAAATCAAATCATCAACAAAGGAGTTCTGCTTTTCGATAAGGGAGTTGCCTCTGATAAAGGAAACGAATTTCCAAAAGTTCAGAAACGAACAGAAAGCAGAGGTAAAAGACGAAACTATCAAGCAGAGAAATATCGTAAACATCAACTCCTACAATATTTGATCGAACACGATATGTGTCCTCTACCCATGGATGAATTGGATCAGTGGATAAAATACAGAAAAGGGGAGAAAAGGCAATATCCACAGTCTATCAAATTCATTAACTGGCTCAGATTTGATTTTGACGGAGATGGTAAACCTGATTTTTATCTTTTGAACAAAGACAAATACGACAGCTATTATGCATTTCGAGCTCTAGCCATCGACGAGCAGTTTAAGGGTGTTTTTGATTCAAATCCTCACATTCTTGGTCGTGTCCTATATCAACTAGTACAAAGAAGAGGATTCAAAGGAAGAGACGAAGAAGAGGCGAAAACGATGCTGACTGGTTCTAAAAAGACAGGTACAGCTGGTCGTGATGAAATCGCATCTTACATTGACACACACAAATCACTAGGTGCTGCGCTGTATTACTACCAAAAAGACAAAGGGGTCACCACACGAATTCGTCAACGTTACAACCTTAGAAAAGATTATGAAAATGAGCTAGCGGAAATATGTCGCGTTCATGGGATCAATGAATCTGACCAAAAGAAACTCTGGAAATCCATCATTTGGCAAAGACCTCTCAGGACGCAAAAAGGATCGGTAGGGTTATGTACCTATGAGAAAAACAAAAGAAGAGTCAGCTTAAGTCACCCTCTTTACCAAGAATTTAAGACTTGGGTACTCATAAACAATCTAAAAATAATTGCCCCAGCAGGATTAGACCAATCTACTTACCTCAAAAATAACATCTATCCCCTATTCATAAGAAAATCAGATTTTGAAATCACTCACATTGTAAAACAGATAGAAAAAGACGGTGGGCGCATGGATTCCAAGTATGCTTCAACCAAACAACAGAAGACTAAAGTAGTTTCCCTAAGTAACTTCTATGATTTCGAACAACTATTTGGTTCAGACTGGAAGGGTGTCTTAAAATTCGAAACGAGCATACACGATAGACCTTCACAGCAAACCAAACAAGTAAAACCTGAATATACTATTGAAGATGTTTGGCATGTACTTAACACATTTGACGATAAAGAAAAACTGATCGAATTCGCTACCTACAAACTAAACTTAGATCAAAAAAGCGCGGTTCGATTCTCTGAAATCAGGCTTAATGGTGGTCATGCCACATTGAGTCTCTCGGCTGTCAAGAGAATCCTTCCATACCTCAAGCAAGGCATCCCATACAGCAGCGCAGTATATCTCGCCAATATGCCAAAAGTTTTAGGAAGTAACTCCGTATCAGCTGACCTTATCCAATTCTTTATTGATGAGGTATCTCTTATCAATGAAAAGGTAAGCGTTACTAAAACATTGAACCAAACAATCAATGGGTTAATCAAAGAACATCTAAACGATGATAATCGTTATTTTATTGACAACAACCGCGAATTGGACTCTGAAGAACATCAATTAATTGAAGACAAACTTTCAAATAATTTTGGAGTCAAGACATGGACAGATTTAGATGAAAAAATGAAAGAGCAATACAGCAGCTATGTTGCCGATCATTTTAAGAGTTTTCTACAAAAACGCATCACAGACAAAAAAGACATATTCCTACCTACTCCACGGTTTCACCAAGAATTGTTCAATGCACTACAAGAGAAATATGACATACCGGATGAAAACATAAAGCATCTCTGGCACCCCTCAGAACAAGAAAAATACAGCAATGCCAAATTGCACCACAAATTCAGCCTACATGGCAAAATACTGTTTATTGAAGAGGATCAAATAGAAAAATTCACTTCAAATAATCCAAATGCAGAAAATGAATTGATAGCACTCAAACTTTTGGGTAACCCAGAACCCATCAGTCAAGGATTCAAAAACCCAATGGCATTAAAAACCTTGTATCGTCTCAAACAACTGATCAATTATTTACTACAAACAGATCAAATAGACGAAGACACTAAAGTAGTCATCGAAATAGCGCGAGAGCTCAACGACAACAATATGCGAGCTGCCATTCGGAGATATCAAAATCAGAGAGAACGCGAGAACAAAAAATATGCAGCACAAATCGAAGAGATCAACCAAGAATGCGGAACCACTTTTGATCCAAATGACAAAAAACTCCTCAATAAAATACGGCTCTGGAACGAACAGAATAGACAGTGTCTCTATACAGGCACCACTATTGATCTCTGTGACCTACTCGATGGAAATAAATATGACTTTGAACACACAGTCCCTGCTAGCATGAGCTTTGATTCTGAGCTTAAAAACCTAACAATTGCCAACACCACATTTAACCGAAACGTGAAGAAAAAGCGGCTCCCATCTCAACTTGAAAACCATGAAGACATTCTGCAAAGAGTTTCTTCCATGAAAGAAAAAATTGAAAAATTAGAAAGAGACCTAAAGGATAATCTGAGATATACGAAAACTCTATCTGACAAACTAAAAAAAGACTTAGCTGTTCAAAATCGCCACTTGATCAAATTTGATCTCGACTACTGGAAGAAAAAATACGAATCGTTCACCATTGAAGAGTACAAGCCACAGTGGAGAAATAGTCAGCTCAGAGATACGCAAACAATGACCAAGTACGCCCTACCCTATTTAAAGACAGTATTTAGAAACGTTACGGTTCAAAAGGGTAGTGTTGTCAATGATTTTAAATACATATACAAAGTCCTGCTAGACGAAAAGAAAGACCGAAACAAACATGCACACCACGCACAAGATGCAGCTATTTTAACCTTAATACCTAATGCTTTCCACAGAGAAAAGGTTTTAGAACAATACAATCTAGCCAAAGAAGAATACCGCACATATCATACAAGCCCAATTGGATGGAATAATTTCAAAGCATCATATATCATTGATATAGAAGATGAAGTACTCGCCAATAATCTAGTCGATGACCGCACACTCACACAGACATACAAAAGAGTGAGAAAAAGAGGCCGGATAGTTAGAGATGAGAAGGGTCGATCGAAGTGGTCAACAGGCGACACGATCAGAGGTCAATTACACTCTGAGTCATTCTATGGTGCCATCAAACAACCATTAAAGGATGAAGATGGTAAAGTCCAATTTGACAAGAATGGTCATATGAAGCTAGAGGATGAGATCAAAATGGTCATCAAGCGCAACTTAAAATACAAAGTCAACCCTGATGATGATGGTTTTAAAACTTTAGACGAACTCGGTAAAGTAATGGTTGACAAAGTTCTTTTTGAAAAAATCAAGAAGCAAATAGGTAGCACCCCTTTCAGAGAAGCACTCGAAAAAGGAATATGGATGACAGATAGACAAAGCAATCCA contains the following coding sequences:
- a CDS encoding caspase family protein; its protein translation is MKKLLALLALLHAVAISFAQDYPLETVVQRGHRAAVRTVAYTPDGKFLATGSRDNSIKLWQIATGREIRTFLGHLSSVNAIAFDPTGQWMASGSSDESIIIWNVATGQVKIKIKGHNNRVSSLAFNTDGTQLASGGWDRQAYVWDVATGEKITEVRADAATGVGVGVQVAFVGDNKKLITGNDDGRVIINDLASAQPEDTLRNIIPSSCGGCPSFIQLTDKSSELLTASRRGPVTLWNWKTGKIIKTYEKEADDYNAVGMKGNTVLVSDEDTVKLWTKSGQLIRKILIAETEINSATLSPDGKHVAVATNDRVTRIWNVQSGKQEQSFKGFLNDAADNGLGLDPESYWQFNISRYVGYREAIRVSPDEQLVAKARGASVQLWDMDKGRVVRSFDGHTHGVITFEFSKDGQYFFTASGDKTIKMWDVATGKELKNFKGHRELVFALALSQNGKYLASGSWDSSARLWDITSGKEIQTYRMEQNSPYALAFAQNDLYLMVGSLGKELKLIELDSGEPAKHMIGHTEIVADLKVRDGQALTASWDGRAKIWDVASGLSVQKFGRLGGQLYVASWSQGGAYVVTAGSDRVARIWDAQSGELIRTFEGHTDAILFAQFIHADKHLITHSLDGTTRIWEVATGKEIISHVLLNQNDWLVTNRNGYFDATEQAKQNIFFVRGMESYSLDQFFEDFYQPGILGKSLKPGGLLNENIKTMLKNSPPPRVEIISPTSGEHLTQNEIDVMVKITDEGGGLDEVKILHNGKRLPGQDRMAPVKPKPGKSVFHHYPVQLVPGKNVIAISAFSEGRIESELAQREIFAEGIHEDITCHVMAVGINKYKNPSLDLNYALEDAEAFLKLVKTKGKKLFNKTEVYSLFNEEATKANMLAMLDEIAAKARPQDVFFFYYAGHGSMVEGNFYFIPTENIRLYDFDLLTNEAIDAAVIQEKFANISALKQLVVLDACQSGGSTELLAVRGASEEKAMAQLSRSSGVHVLAASGSEQYATEFAELGHGLFTYVLLEALSGKADGAPKDGKVTIYELKAYIDSQVPEYSTQYKGKPQYPVTYSRGQDFPVVLE
- the cas9 gene encoding type II CRISPR RNA-guided endonuclease Cas9 (Cas9, originally named Csn1, is the large, multifunctional signature protein of type II CRISPR/Cas systems. It is well known even to general audiences because its RNA-guided endonuclease activity has made it a popular tool for custom editing of eukaryotic genomes.), producing MKKTIGIDLGTNSIGWAIREENQRLENQIINKGVLLFDKGVASDKGNEFPKVQKRTESRGKRRNYQAEKYRKHQLLQYLIEHDMCPLPMDELDQWIKYRKGEKRQYPQSIKFINWLRFDFDGDGKPDFYLLNKDKYDSYYAFRALAIDEQFKGVFDSNPHILGRVLYQLVQRRGFKGRDEEEAKTMLTGSKKTGTAGRDEIASYIDTHKSLGAALYYYQKDKGVTTRIRQRYNLRKDYENELAEICRVHGINESDQKKLWKSIIWQRPLRTQKGSVGLCTYEKNKRRVSLSHPLYQEFKTWVLINNLKIIAPAGLDQSTYLKNNIYPLFIRKSDFEITHIVKQIEKDGGRMDSKYASTKQQKTKVVSLSNFYDFEQLFGSDWKGVLKFETSIHDRPSQQTKQVKPEYTIEDVWHVLNTFDDKEKLIEFATYKLNLDQKSAVRFSEIRLNGGHATLSLSAVKRILPYLKQGIPYSSAVYLANMPKVLGSNSVSADLIQFFIDEVSLINEKVSVTKTLNQTINGLIKEHLNDDNRYFIDNNRELDSEEHQLIEDKLSNNFGVKTWTDLDEKMKEQYSSYVADHFKSFLQKRITDKKDIFLPTPRFHQELFNALQEKYDIPDENIKHLWHPSEQEKYSNAKLHHKFSLHGKILFIEEDQIEKFTSNNPNAENELIALKLLGNPEPISQGFKNPMALKTLYRLKQLINYLLQTDQIDEDTKVVIEIARELNDNNMRAAIRRYQNQRERENKKYAAQIEEINQECGTTFDPNDKKLLNKIRLWNEQNRQCLYTGTTIDLCDLLDGNKYDFEHTVPASMSFDSELKNLTIANTTFNRNVKKKRLPSQLENHEDILQRVSSMKEKIEKLERDLKDNLRYTKTLSDKLKKDLAVQNRHLIKFDLDYWKKKYESFTIEEYKPQWRNSQLRDTQTMTKYALPYLKTVFRNVTVQKGSVVNDFKYIYKVLLDEKKDRNKHAHHAQDAAILTLIPNAFHREKVLEQYNLAKEEYRTYHTSPIGWNNFKASYIIDIEDEVLANNLVDDRTLTQTYKRVRKRGRIVRDEKGRSKWSTGDTIRGQLHSESFYGAIKQPLKDEDGKVQFDKNGHMKLEDEIKMVIKRNLKYKVNPDDDGFKTLDELGKVMVDKVLFEKIKKQIGSTPFREALEKGIWMTDRQSNPVNKIRHVRCFFNALKHTSALPIHEHTYASNKSYKNTTYSKNKMNAYCLYYEGESKGKIDKSIEIISLLELSKLNLTNSQELYTLPLYQSKETKKGTLPLKKILKSGDKFLLYKNHKQELQELNVKQLSQRLYTAYEFEADGRIKLRHHLLAGDLTVAKKQYPEASALNFGSYTPLYRISKGNWNFAIEGIDFNIQIDGQIEFLF